A single window of Streptomyces sudanensis DNA harbors:
- a CDS encoding PadR family transcriptional regulator has translation MRTDAVRGHLDGLLLAVLEPGPLHGYAIITAVQQRSGGALELRTGTIYPALQRLERLGLLRSSWDAVGERRRRCYELTEAGRRSLAQERTAWREFTTAIGSVLNPPSPSTGLAT, from the coding sequence ATGAGGACAGACGCGGTCCGCGGCCACCTGGACGGACTCCTCCTGGCCGTGCTGGAACCAGGTCCGCTGCACGGCTACGCGATCATCACGGCCGTCCAGCAGCGCAGCGGGGGCGCCCTCGAACTGCGTACGGGGACGATCTATCCGGCGCTCCAGCGGCTGGAGCGGCTCGGCCTGCTCAGGAGCAGCTGGGACGCCGTCGGCGAGCGCCGCCGCCGCTGCTACGAGCTGACCGAGGCCGGCCGGCGCAGCCTGGCCCAGGAGCGCACCGCCTGGCGGGAGTTCACGACGGCGATCGGCTCGGTCCTGAACCCGCCGTCCCCCTCGACGGGACTGGCCACATGA
- a CDS encoding permease prefix domain 1-containing protein encodes MSAGTDTRGGAPAPGGRRPEASPDPVDAYVAALADSLHGPRRAKSRLVAEVRDGLDDAVSAHTCAGVPYERAARLAVRDFGSPDHLVPVFQRELSIAQARHTARAAAFAVPLAVACWLLVRAAGHDGAGWQLPRTTSLLTAHLTVVAAVVSLLAAATLAATGRLARRLPTPRRLPLAVAWTGTAASVAMAATALVLAVLSAVVTDWPPAVAAGVLAAASHAVVASSARSCRRCARLPVS; translated from the coding sequence ATGAGCGCCGGGACGGACACGCGCGGCGGCGCCCCGGCGCCCGGCGGGCGGCGCCCCGAAGCGTCCCCCGACCCCGTCGACGCGTACGTGGCGGCCCTCGCGGACTCCCTCCACGGACCGCGCCGCGCCAAGTCCCGCCTCGTCGCGGAGGTACGGGACGGTCTGGACGACGCGGTCTCGGCGCACACGTGCGCGGGCGTCCCCTACGAGCGCGCCGCACGGCTCGCGGTACGCGACTTCGGCTCGCCCGACCACCTGGTTCCGGTGTTCCAGCGGGAGCTGTCCATCGCCCAGGCCCGGCACACCGCCCGCGCCGCCGCGTTCGCCGTGCCGCTCGCCGTCGCCTGCTGGCTGCTGGTCCGGGCGGCGGGCCACGACGGCGCCGGCTGGCAGCTCCCGCGGACCACGTCGCTGCTGACGGCCCATCTGACCGTCGTGGCCGCCGTGGTGTCGCTGCTCGCCGCGGCGACGCTCGCCGCGACCGGGCGGCTCGCCCGCCGGCTGCCCACCCCGCGCCGGCTGCCCCTCGCCGTCGCCTGGACGGGCACGGCGGCGAGCGTCGCCATGGCCGCCACCGCGCTCGTCCTGGCCGTCCTCTCCGCCGTCGTCACCGACTGGCCGCCGGCGGTGGCCGCCGGGGTCCTCGCCGCGGCGTCGCACGCCGTGGTCGCCTCCTCGGCCCGGAGCTGCCGACGGTGCGCCCGCCTGCCGGTGAGCTGA
- a CDS encoding sigma-70 family RNA polymerase sigma factor, giving the protein MPTHPSGVRDRDRTTPPGDDRITEWALAAARGDTAAAEHFVSATRPHVWRFLARACGDAHSADDLTQETYLRALRSLPRFAARCHARVWLLSIARRVVVDRYRSNAARPRLADTADWQTAAERAQQTGLPGFDEGVALLDLLDSLDRPRRESFVLTQVEGLSYEEAASVAGCPVGTVRSRVSRARQNLAHLLRSAESAA; this is encoded by the coding sequence ATGCCCACCCATCCCAGCGGCGTACGCGACCGCGACCGCACCACCCCTCCCGGCGACGACCGGATCACCGAATGGGCCCTGGCCGCCGCCCGCGGCGACACGGCGGCCGCGGAGCACTTCGTCTCCGCGACCCGCCCGCACGTCTGGCGGTTCCTCGCCCGCGCCTGCGGCGACGCCCACAGCGCGGACGACCTCACCCAGGAGACCTACCTGCGGGCGCTGCGCAGCCTGCCCCGCTTCGCGGCGCGCTGCCACGCCCGCGTCTGGCTCCTGTCGATCGCCCGCCGGGTCGTCGTCGACCGCTACCGGTCGAACGCCGCCCGTCCCCGCCTCGCCGACACGGCCGACTGGCAGACGGCCGCCGAGCGCGCCCAGCAGACGGGGCTGCCCGGCTTCGACGAGGGCGTGGCTCTGCTCGACCTGCTGGACTCCCTCGACCGGCCGCGCCGGGAGTCGTTCGTCCTCACCCAGGTCGAGGGCCTGTCGTACGAGGAGGCCGCCTCCGTGGCGGGCTGCCCGGTCGGCACGGTGCGCTCCCGGGTCAGCCGGGCCCGGCAGAACCTCGCGCACCTGCTGAGGTCGGCGGAGTCCGCCGCCTGA